From Pseudanabaena sp. PCC 6802, one genomic window encodes:
- a CDS encoding HD domain-containing protein, protein MHPGKSRTYHDPLHGAIALSGDDRLEALLIRLIDTPEFQRLRRIRQLDTACFTFHGAEGSRFTHSLGVMAVTRRAFDRIAHLYPSLATHRDVTLIAALLHDLGHGPFSHAGEETFGSQHEIWTRRLIQESSIGEIVASYDRDLPASLDRVFAKQYPLPLVSQLVSSQLDCDRLDYLLRDSYFTGVQYGHLDLDRILMALSYDPVSQRLVVTRKGLVAIEHYLTVRYFMYLQVYNHPKNLSARFTLDKIFARAKLLMQLGQIEADPIVTAWLSRDPQSLDCQTYLAADDIVFTYHVHRWRYSADPILSDLCRRYLDRDLLKTTDISTYSDLEKQETQKRLESKLKSQKLDPQYYCGIRVALTKGYTLYQQGIEIQTPHGLQEITQLSHLVQTLSQPIQRAWLVHP, encoded by the coding sequence ATGCACCCAGGCAAATCCCGCACCTATCACGACCCACTCCACGGAGCGATCGCGCTCAGCGGAGACGATCGCTTGGAAGCACTCCTGATTCGCCTGATCGATACACCTGAATTCCAAAGATTGCGGCGCATTCGGCAGTTGGACACGGCCTGTTTTACTTTCCACGGTGCCGAAGGATCGCGCTTTACACATTCTCTTGGTGTCATGGCGGTGACGCGGCGCGCCTTCGATCGCATTGCCCACCTTTACCCCAGTCTGGCGACCCATCGAGATGTAACGCTGATAGCGGCATTACTGCACGACTTGGGACATGGGCCATTCAGTCACGCTGGCGAGGAGACATTTGGCAGTCAGCATGAAATATGGACGAGGAGGCTGATCCAGGAATCTAGCATCGGTGAAATCGTGGCAAGCTACGATCGCGATCTTCCCGCATCTTTAGATCGGGTGTTTGCGAAGCAGTATCCCTTACCGCTAGTCAGCCAACTGGTTTCCAGTCAACTGGATTGCGATCGCCTGGATTACCTGCTCAGAGATAGTTATTTTACGGGCGTGCAGTACGGACATCTCGATCTAGATCGAATTTTGATGGCTTTGAGTTACGATCCGGTATCGCAACGGTTGGTGGTAACGAGGAAAGGTTTAGTAGCGATCGAGCACTATTTGACCGTGCGTTACTTCATGTACTTACAGGTTTACAACCATCCCAAAAATCTGTCAGCCCGATTTACTCTAGATAAGATCTTTGCTAGAGCTAAGTTGTTGATGCAGTTGGGGCAAATAGAGGCAGATCCCATAGTTACCGCATGGCTGTCACGAGATCCGCAATCTTTAGATTGCCAAACTTATCTTGCTGCCGACGATATTGTCTTTACTTACCACGTGCATCGCTGGCGTTACAGTGCCGATCCCATATTGTCAGATCTCTGCCGCCGTTACCTGGACAGAGATCTGCTCAAAACCACGGATATAAGTACTTATAGCGATTTAGAGAAACAAGAAACGCAAAAAAGGCTTGAGAGTAAACTCAAAAGCCAGAAATTAGACCCTCAATATTACTGTGGTATACGAGTCGCTTTGACTAAAGGATACACGCTTTACCAGCAAGGGATTGAAATTCAAACACCGCATGGGTTGCAGGAAATAACGCAATTATCGCATTTAGTACAAACCCTCAGTCAGCCGATCCAAAGAGCCTGGCTAGTACATCCGTAG
- a CDS encoding LysE family translocator produces the protein MPDTTTFLIFLTAAITLIMTPGPNTLYVTTRSMELGQKAGLVAAFGVGVGCLIHTSAAAFGLSALLMSSDFAYEVVKYLGAGYLVYLGVRTVWEHKKVLVSSAVRKIDSLGIFGESILTSLLNPKIALFFIAFLPQFTNPDIPLMGQIFLLGSVYSILCTGWYVILGLLLGSTSTWFMNQLSLTRIRSWITGCILVALGLSIALPLHILPEHV, from the coding sequence ATGCCAGATACTACTACTTTTTTGATTTTCCTGACTGCTGCTATAACCCTAATTATGACTCCGGGGCCTAATACTCTATACGTTACAACGCGCAGTATGGAGCTAGGGCAAAAGGCAGGGCTTGTTGCAGCATTTGGAGTAGGGGTAGGCTGCCTCATTCATACTTCAGCAGCGGCATTTGGTCTATCGGCTTTGCTGATGTCCTCCGATTTTGCCTATGAAGTAGTTAAGTATTTAGGTGCTGGGTACTTAGTGTATTTGGGCGTTCGTACTGTCTGGGAACACAAAAAGGTACTTGTGTCATCTGCGGTCAGAAAGATCGATTCCCTTGGTATTTTTGGTGAAAGCATTCTAACTAGTTTGCTCAATCCTAAAATTGCATTATTCTTTATCGCTTTTCTACCCCAGTTCACCAATCCCGATATTCCTTTGATGGGGCAAATTTTTTTATTGGGAAGCGTCTACAGTATCCTATGCACTGGCTGGTATGTCATCCTGGGGTTATTGCTAGGTTCCACCAGCACTTGGTTTATGAACCAGCTCAGCCTTACTCGCATACGTTCGTGGATAACAGGATGCATTCTAGTAGCCCTTGGGCTTAGCATCGCTCTGCCCCTACATATCCTGCCCGAGCATGTCTAA
- the rpsN gene encoding 30S ribosomal protein S14, with product MAKKSMREREKKREKLVAKYAAKAESLKSQLASPELSQQEKISLHRELQQIPRNANPTRLRNRCWLTGRSRGYYRDFGLSRHVFREMAHQGLLPGVVKSSW from the coding sequence ATGGCTAAAAAAAGTATGCGGGAGCGCGAGAAAAAGCGCGAAAAGCTAGTTGCAAAATATGCTGCTAAAGCAGAGTCCTTAAAATCGCAGCTAGCCTCCCCCGAGTTATCCCAGCAAGAAAAGATTTCCTTGCATCGCGAGTTGCAGCAAATTCCTCGCAATGCCAATCCCACCCGTCTGCGGAATCGTTGCTGGCTAACTGGTAGATCCCGTGGATATTACAGAGATTTTGGTTTATCCCGCCACGTATTTCGCGAAATGGCACACCAGGGCTTGTTGCCAGGTGTAGTGAAATCAAGCTGGTAA
- a CDS encoding phosphodiesterase, which yields MINTKIFEQMLNPYLSIAQITDIHLTDDPQQLVMGVNTDVSYHAILQSVGHLQPAPDFLLLTGDLTQDGGIPAYARLQQSLESLGIPAYCLPGNHDDVSIMARELRGCAVLWDSCLQRGGWNLVPLNSAIAGQVHGYLDAESLAWLDRQLGEQPDLPTLIALHHPAISLGCDWIDKSGLQDRERFWQICDRHPQIQVIVSGHAHQAFDSELDGERSDRASKARYLVTPSTCAQFAPRTPKFELDRLNNPGFRLLRLYTNGRIETEVIRHARAGYVGAERC from the coding sequence GTGATTAATACCAAGATTTTCGAGCAAATGCTTAACCCTTACTTGTCGATCGCGCAGATTACAGATATCCATTTGACGGACGATCCGCAGCAGTTAGTCATGGGAGTGAATACGGATGTATCCTATCATGCCATTTTGCAGTCGGTTGGGCATCTGCAACCCGCACCGGATTTTTTGCTCTTAACTGGCGATCTGACGCAGGATGGTGGCATTCCTGCATATGCAAGATTGCAGCAGTCTCTCGAATCGCTGGGCATTCCAGCCTACTGCCTGCCGGGAAATCACGACGATGTCTCGATTATGGCTAGAGAATTACGAGGTTGTGCCGTGCTCTGGGACTCATGCCTGCAGAGGGGTGGCTGGAATTTAGTGCCGCTGAATTCTGCGATCGCGGGACAGGTCCATGGTTATCTTGATGCTGAGAGTCTCGCCTGGCTAGATCGGCAACTTGGCGAGCAACCCGATTTACCGACCTTAATTGCCCTGCACCATCCGGCCATCTCGCTCGGCTGTGATTGGATCGATAAAAGTGGGTTGCAAGATCGGGAGCGGTTTTGGCAGATCTGCGATCGCCATCCTCAGATACAAGTAATTGTCAGCGGTCACGCCCATCAAGCCTTTGATAGTGAATTGGATGGAGAAAGAAGCGATCGTGCCTCTAAAGCACGCTATTTGGTGACACCATCTACCTGCGCTCAGTTTGCACCTCGTACCCCAAAATTTGAACTAGATCGGCTTAACAATCCTGGTTTTCGGCTTCTACGCCTTTATACCAATGGAAGAATAGAAACAGAAGTAATTAGACATGCTCGGGCAGGATATGTAGGGGCAGAGCGATGCTAA
- a CDS encoding precorrin-2 C(20)-methyltransferase — protein MQGKFYGIGVGPGDPELITLKGMKALQNSAVVAFPAGRCGKQGIAEAIAAQFLHPSQIKLPLELPFVQDKLVLKAAWQAAVLKIAQHLRKGQNVSFIAEGDVSFYSTLTYLMWGLKSQPHEYEIEIIPGVSSPMAAAAAIGIPLTIWSDKLAILPAMHSFAELETALDWADVVVLMKVSSVYSEVWKLLRSRNLLHHSHVVAHATLPQQKVWSNLTQFPDLDLPYFSLLIVSLSTSMV, from the coding sequence GTGCAGGGTAAGTTTTACGGTATTGGTGTTGGCCCCGGCGATCCGGAATTAATCACCTTAAAAGGAATGAAGGCCTTGCAAAATTCTGCCGTTGTAGCATTTCCAGCGGGGCGGTGTGGCAAGCAGGGCATTGCCGAAGCGATCGCTGCCCAATTTTTGCACCCCAGTCAGATCAAACTCCCCCTGGAGCTACCTTTCGTCCAGGATAAACTCGTACTAAAGGCAGCATGGCAGGCAGCCGTGCTCAAAATTGCTCAGCACTTGCGCAAAGGCCAAAATGTTTCCTTTATTGCTGAGGGAGATGTGAGCTTCTATAGCACGCTCACCTATCTGATGTGGGGACTAAAATCTCAGCCCCATGAATATGAAATCGAAATAATTCCAGGCGTGTCGTCTCCCATGGCGGCTGCCGCCGCGATCGGCATTCCCCTCACAATTTGGTCTGACAAGCTAGCAATTTTGCCCGCCATGCATAGTTTTGCCGAGCTAGAGACAGCTTTAGATTGGGCGGATGTGGTGGTGCTGATGAAAGTGAGCAGCGTCTACTCTGAGGTGTGGAAATTACTGCGATCGCGAAACCTCCTGCACCACAGTCATGTCGTTGCCCACGCCACGCTACCCCAGCAAAAAGTGTGGTCAAACCTCACGCAATTTCCAGATTTAGATCTGCCCTACTTCTCTTTACTGATTGTGAGTCTATCCACATCAATGGTTTAA
- a CDS encoding 2Fe-2S iron-sulfur cluster-binding protein: protein MANINFVEEGKQVIAMDGANLRTKAIENGIDLYKLVGKLTNCGGYGQCGTCIVEITEGGEQLSPRTDFEKRKLKRKPNSYRLACQTLVNGDISVKTRP from the coding sequence ATGGCTAATATCAATTTTGTCGAAGAAGGTAAACAAGTAATTGCTATGGATGGCGCTAATTTACGCACTAAAGCCATAGAAAATGGCATCGATCTCTATAAGTTAGTTGGCAAGCTCACGAATTGCGGTGGTTACGGTCAATGCGGCACCTGCATTGTGGAAATTACCGAAGGCGGCGAGCAGCTCTCTCCCCGGACGGATTTTGAAAAAAGAAAGCTCAAGCGCAAGCCCAACAGCTATCGCCTTGCTTGTCAAACCCTGGTGAATGGGGATATATCGGTTAAAACTCGTCCTTAG
- the dnaJ gene encoding molecular chaperone DnaJ → MARDYYEILGVSRGADKEEIKRAYRRLARKYHPDVNKDDGADERFKEINRAYEVLSEPDSRSRYDRFGEAGVPGAAGGGYQDFGDMGGFADIFESFFSGFAGGGQQPRRRSGPTRGNDLRVDQKLEFREAIFGGEKQINVSHLETCSNCAGSGAKPGTKPRTCSTCSGSGQVRRATRTPFGSFTQVSTCPTCNGTGQTIEEKCEVCGGQGLNQVTKKLKITIPAGVDSGTRLRVSGEGDAGQKGGPPGDLYVYLFVQADTEFEREGINILSEIKIGYLQAILGDKITINTVDGKKPLTIPSGTQPGTVLTLEGLGVPKLGNPVARGDHLITIKVDIPTKLSSEEREVLEKLLEKYKGNSAKGGIEGFLGGIFHR, encoded by the coding sequence ATGGCGCGTGATTACTATGAAATCCTTGGAGTCTCTCGCGGTGCAGATAAAGAGGAGATCAAACGAGCTTATCGACGTTTGGCACGTAAGTACCATCCAGATGTAAATAAAGATGATGGCGCAGATGAGCGGTTCAAAGAAATTAATCGAGCCTATGAAGTCCTCTCAGAACCGGACAGTCGCTCGCGCTACGATCGCTTTGGCGAAGCTGGAGTGCCCGGTGCGGCAGGAGGGGGATATCAAGACTTCGGCGACATGGGTGGGTTTGCCGATATCTTTGAAAGCTTCTTTAGTGGCTTTGCGGGTGGGGGGCAACAACCTCGTCGCCGCAGCGGCCCCACGCGCGGCAACGACCTCAGGGTCGATCAGAAATTAGAGTTTCGCGAAGCTATTTTTGGTGGCGAGAAGCAAATTAACGTTTCTCATTTAGAAACCTGCTCGAATTGTGCTGGCTCTGGGGCAAAGCCAGGGACAAAGCCGCGTACTTGCAGCACTTGCAGCGGCAGCGGGCAGGTACGTCGTGCCACGCGCACGCCGTTTGGCAGCTTTACGCAAGTATCGACCTGTCCCACCTGTAATGGCACTGGTCAGACGATCGAAGAAAAGTGTGAAGTCTGCGGCGGTCAGGGTTTGAACCAGGTCACCAAAAAACTCAAAATTACCATTCCCGCTGGCGTAGATAGCGGCACCAGACTTCGCGTATCCGGCGAAGGCGATGCCGGTCAAAAAGGCGGCCCGCCAGGAGATCTGTACGTTTACCTCTTCGTACAAGCCGATACGGAATTCGAGCGCGAAGGCATTAACATCCTGTCGGAAATCAAGATTGGCTACCTGCAGGCGATTCTGGGCGACAAAATCACAATTAATACGGTCGATGGCAAAAAGCCTTTAACCATTCCCTCAGGTACGCAGCCCGGTACGGTCTTGACCTTAGAAGGTTTGGGCGTACCCAAGCTAGGTAATCCCGTTGCTAGAGGCGATCATCTGATTACGATTAAGGTGGACATCCCCACCAAGCTCAGCAGCGAAGAGCGAGAAGTACTGGAGAAACTTCTGGAAAAATATAAGGGCAATTCTGCCAAAGGCGGCATAGAAGGTTTCCTAGGTGGTATTTTCCATCGCTAG